The proteins below come from a single Mesobacillus jeotgali genomic window:
- a CDS encoding chitobiase/beta-hexosaminidase C-terminal domain-containing protein produces MINRSQRKSLSILLTLALVVNLFLPFIAQQVKAATLASDLIISEYVEGSNSNKAIELYNGTGQAVDLTEYSLELYTNGNQTVGTTLDFSKQTDISTTLANGETFVIVNASAEPALKDLGDMTHTITFYNGDDALVLKHSGTVIDSFGQVGFDPGSSWGTEAKTAEMTLVRKSTVTSGDTNISDVFVPETEWDAYPQNTYEHIGSHTMAGAPSEEPTKVSAVTASVPSSAVKAGTEVELTTTTEDATIYYTVDGSEPTIVSTVYSAPIAITADTTIKAIAVADSMENSDVAEYTYTVLSLKTISEVRTMNPGDFALTSGVVTAVLGKNIYIQDENAGIVLYGSVSVQPGDEVEAFGEVVDYNSLLELEVSSENVKVLGQKEIPAAKELTAAQLTEQYEAMLVKVGKSKVESFASGNYTAVDANGDSYQLRPGTQEWLEVDTSYDSITGVLGAYRDVHQLIPRTEADIVLDPSFVRPVVATPGAGFVQAGDSVTLSTDTEGATIHYTTDGSEPTASSPVYSAPITVNADMTIKALAVKEGLTSSKVYTYDYIIQKDVVRIYDIQGERHFSKYEGLNVNDVEGVVTYVLGKNDVYIQDLEGDGNDATSDGILVYKSGHGLVPGDVVKVSGQIKEHFIEGYDDRYQVDLPSTEIAASTVEKVRSGETLPAPVVIGVDRTAPTEVIDNDGLAIFDPAEDAIDFYESLEGMLVRVDDAKVVAPQKYGEVVVIPGTMDANIPDGGLRISEGDFNPERITVDMNDESFIAKMGDQFNGSITGVMSYGYSNYKLLTNKANLPELVAGSNEREITSIVPAADKLTVASYNVENFSPKVDAAKVTKLAEAIVKNMKTPDIVGLTEVQDNDGPTDSGTTDASASAALLIQTIKDLGGPTYTYTDIAPVDKTDGGQPGGNIRVGFLYNEDRVELMEAPKGTAEEAVGFENGKLTLNPGRIDPTNPAFEDSRKSLAAQFNFQGESVIVVANHFNSKGGDQPLFGKNQPPVLKSEVQRMEIAKVVNGFVQDVKTKDPNANIILLGDFNDFEFSNPLQTLKGNELVNMVEKVPADQRYSYSYQGNAQVLDHILVTKNLEAATRVSMVHINSGFMEEHGRGSDHDPLLIQTALKAPVVYNKVYNLTGFKTKKLVVGAPNSYIKVDSTSVISEGIWLKKTAKVEGDGLENTKVVISPAQQDTVIDLSGAAVKEVVIDNANVKEIKGAENVVKWTVTDGVDTSGIKFTDSMGKEISSPFIPEEDQTPETSSYYDSAYGKTGADLKSALYNIIKVQEKLSYAQVWEALKETDEDPNNKDNVILLYTGRSQAKTTNGGNADDWNREHVWAKSHGDFGTTVGPGTDIHHLRPTDASVNSSRGNKDFDNGGSIHNECTECRYDGDSWEPPNRVKGDIARMLFYMAVRYEGNGELDLELSDTVNTSPAPLHGKLTTLLEWHKQDPVDEFEKRRNETIYQNWQKNRNPFIDHPEWADLIWETAS; encoded by the coding sequence ATGATTAACCGATCACAAAGGAAGTCATTAAGCATTTTATTAACACTGGCTTTAGTGGTTAACCTGTTCTTGCCGTTTATCGCTCAACAGGTAAAAGCAGCTACACTTGCTAGTGACCTTATCATTTCTGAGTATGTGGAAGGTTCGAACAGCAATAAAGCAATAGAGCTATATAATGGTACCGGTCAAGCTGTAGATCTGACTGAATACAGCCTGGAGCTCTATACCAATGGTAATCAGACTGTTGGGACAACCTTAGATTTCTCAAAGCAAACGGATATCTCAACAACACTTGCCAATGGAGAAACATTTGTAATTGTGAATGCTAGTGCGGAACCTGCACTGAAGGATTTAGGGGATATGACCCACACAATTACATTCTACAATGGTGATGATGCACTTGTTTTAAAACATAGTGGAACAGTTATTGATTCTTTTGGACAAGTAGGTTTTGACCCAGGATCATCATGGGGTACTGAAGCAAAAACTGCTGAGATGACGCTTGTACGTAAGAGTACAGTTACTTCCGGCGACACAAATATTTCTGACGTGTTTGTCCCAGAAACGGAGTGGGATGCATATCCTCAGAATACTTATGAACACATCGGCTCCCACACAATGGCGGGTGCACCCTCCGAAGAGCCTACAAAAGTTTCAGCTGTAACTGCTTCCGTACCATCTTCAGCAGTAAAAGCAGGTACTGAAGTAGAATTAACGACTACAACTGAAGACGCAACAATTTACTACACAGTTGATGGCTCTGAGCCAACAATTGTATCAACAGTATATTCAGCTCCAATCGCAATCACAGCAGATACTACAATCAAGGCAATTGCTGTAGCAGATAGTATGGAAAACAGTGACGTCGCAGAATACACTTACACTGTTCTAAGCCTTAAAACAATTTCCGAAGTAAGAACGATGAACCCTGGTGATTTTGCCCTTACATCGGGTGTTGTAACAGCAGTACTCGGCAAAAACATCTACATCCAGGATGAAAATGCCGGTATCGTACTATACGGTTCAGTCAGTGTACAGCCTGGTGATGAAGTGGAAGCATTCGGTGAAGTAGTTGACTACAATTCGCTTTTAGAATTGGAAGTAAGTTCAGAGAATGTCAAAGTCCTCGGCCAAAAAGAAATTCCGGCTGCTAAAGAATTGACTGCAGCGCAGCTTACAGAACAGTATGAAGCAATGCTGGTTAAAGTAGGCAAATCAAAGGTTGAGAGCTTCGCAAGCGGAAACTATACGGCTGTTGACGCAAACGGCGACTCTTACCAGCTTCGTCCAGGAACTCAAGAATGGTTAGAAGTTGACACTAGTTATGATTCAATCACAGGCGTTCTTGGCGCTTATCGTGATGTTCACCAGCTGATTCCTAGGACGGAAGCTGATATTGTTCTTGATCCGAGCTTTGTTCGCCCAGTAGTAGCAACTCCTGGTGCAGGCTTCGTTCAAGCTGGTGATTCAGTAACATTATCTACAGATACAGAAGGCGCAACTATTCACTACACGACTGATGGCAGTGAACCAACAGCCAGCAGCCCAGTGTATAGTGCACCAATCACAGTAAATGCAGATATGACAATCAAGGCTCTTGCTGTAAAAGAAGGCCTGACAAGCAGCAAGGTTTATACGTATGACTACATCATTCAAAAGGACGTTGTCCGCATTTATGATATTCAGGGCGAACGTCACTTCTCTAAATATGAGGGATTAAATGTAAATGATGTAGAAGGTGTTGTAACCTACGTTCTAGGCAAGAATGATGTCTATATCCAGGACCTTGAGGGTGATGGAAACGACGCAACATCTGATGGCATCCTTGTTTATAAAAGTGGGCATGGACTAGTTCCTGGAGATGTAGTAAAAGTCTCTGGTCAAATCAAAGAGCATTTTATTGAAGGATATGATGACCGTTACCAGGTAGATCTTCCTTCTACAGAAATTGCTGCATCTACGGTTGAAAAGGTCCGCAGCGGTGAAACTCTTCCTGCTCCAGTGGTTATTGGTGTTGACCGCACAGCTCCAACCGAAGTAATTGACAACGATGGATTGGCTATTTTTGATCCAGCAGAAGATGCAATTGACTTCTATGAAAGTTTAGAAGGCATGCTTGTTCGGGTTGACGATGCAAAAGTTGTAGCACCACAGAAGTATGGTGAAGTAGTCGTAATCCCAGGAACAATGGATGCAAACATTCCAGATGGTGGATTGCGTATATCTGAAGGTGACTTCAATCCTGAAAGAATTACAGTCGACATGAACGATGAAAGCTTCATTGCAAAAATGGGAGATCAATTCAATGGCTCTATTACAGGCGTTATGAGCTATGGTTACAGCAACTACAAGCTATTAACGAATAAAGCCAATCTTCCTGAATTAGTAGCAGGCTCGAACGAACGTGAAATCACATCAATCGTGCCGGCAGCAGACAAATTGACAGTTGCTTCATACAACGTGGAAAACTTCTCACCAAAGGTGGACGCTGCAAAAGTTACCAAGCTTGCTGAGGCAATTGTAAAAAATATGAAGACGCCTGATATCGTTGGCCTGACTGAAGTACAGGACAATGACGGTCCAACAGACAGCGGTACAACAGATGCATCTGCTAGTGCTGCACTATTGATCCAAACAATCAAAGATCTTGGCGGTCCAACATATACGTATACTGATATCGCGCCAGTAGATAAGACTGACGGAGGCCAGCCTGGCGGTAACATCCGTGTTGGATTCCTTTACAATGAAGATCGTGTTGAATTAATGGAAGCACCAAAAGGAACTGCTGAAGAAGCAGTGGGCTTTGAAAATGGAAAGCTGACATTGAACCCAGGTCGTATTGATCCAACAAACCCTGCATTCGAAGACAGCCGCAAATCTCTTGCAGCTCAATTCAACTTCCAGGGTGAGAGCGTTATTGTTGTAGCAAACCACTTCAACTCAAAAGGCGGAGACCAGCCGTTATTCGGTAAAAATCAGCCGCCTGTATTAAAGAGTGAAGTACAGCGCATGGAAATTGCGAAAGTCGTGAATGGATTCGTTCAAGATGTAAAAACAAAGGATCCTAATGCGAACATTATTCTATTAGGTGACTTTAATGACTTCGAGTTCTCAAATCCTTTACAGACTCTAAAAGGCAACGAACTTGTGAATATGGTTGAAAAAGTACCTGCAGACCAAAGATATTCATATTCTTACCAGGGTAATGCACAAGTACTTGACCATATCCTTGTAACGAAGAATTTGGAAGCCGCGACTAGAGTTAGCATGGTTCACATCAACTCTGGATTCATGGAAGAGCATGGACGTGGAAGTGACCATGATCCGCTTCTTATCCAGACGGCTTTGAAAGCACCAGTAGTTTATAACAAGGTATACAATCTGACTGGTTTCAAGACTAAGAAGCTAGTTGTAGGGGCACCGAACAGCTATATCAAAGTAGATAGCACATCTGTAATCAGTGAAGGTATCTGGCTGAAGAAAACAGCGAAAGTTGAAGGAGATGGACTTGAAAATACGAAAGTGGTAATTTCTCCTGCTCAACAGGATACTGTAATTGACCTAAGTGGTGCAGCTGTCAAAGAAGTAGTCATTGATAATGCCAATGTAAAAGAAATCAAAGGTGCAGAAAATGTAGTGAAATGGACTGTCACTGACGGAGTTGACACGTCTGGAATCAAGTTCACGGATTCAATGGGGAAAGAAATTTCTTCCCCATTCATCCCTGAAGAAGACCAGACTCCTGAAACAAGCAGTTACTACGATTCGGCCTATGGCAAAACGGGAGCAGACTTAAAGTCTGCTCTTTATAACATTATCAAGGTCCAGGAGAAATTGAGCTATGCCCAGGTATGGGAGGCTTTGAAGGAAACGGATGAAGACCCTAATAATAAGGACAATGTTATCCTGTTATATACAGGGCGATCTCAAGCCAAGACAACCAATGGCGGCAACGCAGATGACTGGAACAGGGAACACGTCTGGGCTAAATCCCACGGAGACTTCGGGACTACGGTTGGACCAGGAACAGATATCCATCACCTAAGACCTACGGATGCATCCGTCAATAGCAGCCGTGGTAACAAAGATTTCGACAATGGCGGCTCAATTCACAATGAATGTACCGAGTGCCGCTATGACGGAGATTCATGGGAACCGCCTAATCGGGTGAAGGGTGATATTGCCCGTATGCTATTTTATATGGCCGTTCGTTACGAAGGAAATGGAGAACTGGACCTGGAACTATCAGACACAGTCAATACCTCTCCAGCACCACTTCACGGCAAACTCACAACCTTGCTAGAGTGGCACAAACAAGACCCAGTAGATGAATTCGAAAAACGCCGCAATGAAACCATCTACCAAAACTGGCAAAAAAACCGAAACCCATTCATCGACCATCCAGAATGGGCAGACCTAATTTGGGAAACAGCAAGCTAA
- a CDS encoding S-layer homology domain-containing protein — MKKSYRKMVAIAATALMVASAGFSSAAADFSDVTPRYADSIDFLVSKGAKGMSDSSFGISEQIKRIDAAILTAKVLGLDTDKAPNSGFKDVPDRGQAAVNALKAAGITSGKTKTLFDSNSPITRGEVAIWIQKGFDLKGGTDLSFKDVPKNYQPAVQALVANGVAKGMSAENFGINANVKRGDFGIFLYKSSKEDVVISEILSIQSVDSTTLHLKLKDDVTDLKASDFVFDNGLEVIEAKIISSSSAEVTVELKTSIQQEGTKYTLLTFKGIKVTGVVEFTIPVAGNGGGGATGPAMVNPANFNGTAENPKVFYGDVRVDVTGVEKLENATVKGDLYLKGNTEVVLFNVTVEGDTILED, encoded by the coding sequence ATGAAGAAGTCTTACCGCAAGATGGTAGCAATAGCTGCGACAGCTTTAATGGTTGCATCAGCAGGTTTCTCATCAGCAGCAGCTGATTTTTCTGATGTTACACCAAGATATGCTGACTCAATTGACTTTCTTGTATCAAAAGGGGCAAAGGGAATGAGTGACTCCTCGTTTGGGATAAGTGAGCAAATCAAACGAATTGATGCCGCCATCTTAACAGCTAAGGTGTTGGGCCTAGATACAGATAAGGCTCCCAATTCTGGGTTCAAGGATGTGCCTGACCGCGGACAAGCTGCAGTCAACGCGCTAAAAGCAGCAGGAATCACTTCTGGTAAAACAAAAACGCTATTTGATTCCAACAGTCCAATCACTCGTGGAGAAGTGGCAATCTGGATTCAAAAAGGATTTGATTTAAAAGGTGGGACAGATTTGTCATTCAAAGATGTTCCAAAGAATTACCAGCCAGCCGTTCAAGCTCTTGTTGCTAATGGAGTTGCCAAAGGGATGTCTGCAGAAAACTTTGGAATCAATGCCAATGTAAAACGTGGCGACTTTGGGATCTTTTTATATAAGTCCTCAAAAGAAGATGTAGTGATATCGGAAATCTTAAGTATACAGTCCGTGGATAGCACCACACTTCATCTGAAACTTAAAGACGATGTAACAGATCTTAAAGCTTCTGATTTTGTTTTCGATAATGGATTAGAAGTAATAGAAGCTAAAATCATAAGTTCATCTTCTGCTGAAGTAACAGTAGAGCTAAAGACATCCATTCAGCAGGAAGGAACAAAATATACGCTTTTAACATTCAAGGGTATTAAGGTGACTGGGGTTGTTGAGTTTACTATACCTGTTGCTGGAAATGGAGGCGGAGGGGCTACAGGTCCGGCAATGGTCAATCCAGCGAACTTCAATGGTACAGCAGAGAATCCAAAAGTCTTTTACGGAGATGTAAGAGTTGATGTAACTGGAGTTGAAAAGTTAGAAAACGCAACAGTAAAGGGTGACCTTTATTTAAAAGGTAATACAGAAGTAGTATTATTCAACGTAACAGTTGAAGGGGATACAATTTTAGAAGATTAA
- a CDS encoding 5'-nucleotidase C-terminal domain-containing protein yields the protein MVSKSSRKFIATAATAAMVASAVAPAVSAADAASFKDVSGRYVDAVDFVVGAGANGKSSTYFGVNESIKRVDAAVLLANVLGLNDVSAPEAGFKDVPDRAKDAVNALKFYGIASGKNATSFGSNSYITRGELAIWIERGFGLLGQSDFNFKDVSSNYEASVQALVANEVAKGFSNTNFGVNQIAKRGDYAIFLFKAAQAIENGDLALTLMHTNDTHGYVDKAPKLATAVKEVRAENPDALLLSAGDAFSGTLYFNEFEGQADLALMNYLGYDAMTFGNHEFDLGASAEGHKALSEFVKGAQFPFVSSNVDFSKDALFNGLQATATIGEKIEDGKIYDGIVKVIDGQKVGIFGLTTEETKDISSPGKITFSNYVEEAERMVAAFEAEGIHKIIALSHLGYDDNVAYDNDLRLAEAVDGIDIIVGGHTHTKLTEPKLIEKDEPTLIVQAGQYSDLLGTLDVEFDYWGTITGYAGELVALKDKAEDVKAVELVKPFKDKVTELQNQSIGTSAAVKLEGDRAVVRTQESNLGNLITDGMLAKAKTINPETVIAVTNGGGIRASIDEGDITLGEVLTTMPFGNTLGIMNLKGSEIKAALEHSVSQAPKESGAFLHISGMKFSYDSSKPAGERVVKVEVKGVDGTFTELDLTKNYFVATNTFTAKGGDGYEMFANAYAEGRVSEPGFVDYEMFVDYLTQFETIEPKVEGRIVDTQK from the coding sequence TGACGCTGCGGTTCTTTTGGCTAATGTTCTTGGTCTTAATGATGTAAGCGCTCCCGAGGCTGGATTCAAGGATGTTCCTGATCGTGCGAAGGATGCTGTAAATGCATTGAAATTCTATGGCATTGCATCCGGAAAGAATGCTACTAGTTTTGGTTCCAATAGCTACATCACTCGTGGAGAATTGGCTATTTGGATTGAAAGAGGATTCGGATTGCTTGGTCAATCGGATTTTAACTTTAAGGATGTAAGCTCTAACTATGAAGCTTCTGTTCAAGCTTTGGTTGCTAACGAAGTAGCTAAAGGCTTCTCTAATACTAACTTTGGTGTTAATCAAATTGCTAAGCGCGGCGATTATGCAATCTTCCTATTCAAGGCTGCTCAAGCAATTGAAAATGGAGACCTAGCATTAACATTAATGCATACGAATGATACTCACGGATATGTAGATAAAGCTCCTAAACTAGCAACAGCAGTTAAAGAAGTTCGTGCTGAAAACCCTGATGCTCTATTGCTAAGTGCAGGGGACGCATTCTCTGGTACTCTATATTTTAACGAGTTCGAGGGACAAGCTGATTTAGCATTAATGAACTATCTTGGCTATGATGCTATGACTTTCGGAAACCATGAATTCGACCTTGGCGCAAGTGCAGAGGGACATAAGGCCCTTTCTGAGTTTGTAAAAGGAGCACAGTTCCCATTTGTCAGCTCTAACGTTGACTTCTCAAAAGATGCTCTATTTAATGGTCTTCAAGCAACAGCAACTATTGGCGAGAAAATCGAAGATGGTAAGATCTATGATGGTATCGTAAAAGTAATCGATGGCCAGAAGGTTGGTATCTTTGGATTAACAACAGAAGAAACAAAGGATATTTCAAGTCCTGGCAAAATTACATTCAGCAATTATGTTGAAGAAGCAGAAAGAATGGTTGCTGCTTTCGAAGCTGAGGGAATCCATAAAATCATCGCCCTTTCACACTTAGGCTATGACGATAATGTTGCATATGATAATGATCTTAGACTGGCTGAAGCAGTAGACGGAATCGATATCATTGTTGGCGGACATACACATACAAAACTTACAGAGCCAAAGCTTATTGAAAAAGATGAGCCTACTCTAATTGTACAAGCTGGCCAATATAGCGATTTGCTAGGTACTTTAGATGTTGAGTTTGACTACTGGGGAACAATCACTGGATATGCTGGTGAGCTAGTAGCCCTTAAGGACAAAGCTGAAGATGTAAAAGCTGTAGAGTTAGTAAAACCTTTCAAAGATAAAGTGACTGAGCTTCAAAACCAGTCCATCGGAACATCTGCTGCAGTCAAGCTTGAAGGAGACCGTGCAGTCGTTCGTACTCAGGAGTCCAATCTTGGTAACCTGATCACTGATGGTATGCTTGCAAAAGCTAAGACAATCAACCCTGAGACTGTTATCGCTGTAACAAACGGCGGTGGTATCCGTGCTTCAATCGATGAAGGCGATATTACATTGGGTGAAGTTTTAACAACAATGCCATTCGGTAACACACTAGGCATCATGAACCTTAAAGGTTCTGAAATCAAAGCTGCCCTTGAGCACAGCGTAAGCCAGGCTCCTAAGGAAAGCGGCGCATTCCTGCATATTTCAGGAATGAAATTCTCTTATGACAGCAGCAAGCCAGCTGGAGAAAGAGTCGTTAAAGTGGAAGTAAAAGGTGTGGATGGAACGTTCACAGAGCTAGATTTAACTAAAAACTACTTTGTTGCTACAAACACATTCACTGCAAAAGGCGGAGATGGATACGAAATGTTCGCAAACGCATATGCAGAAGGCCGCGTAAGCGAACCAGGCTTCGTAGATTACGAAATGTTCGTTGACTACTTGACTCAATTTGAAACAATTGAACCAAAAGTTGAAGGCAGAATTGTAGATACACAGAAATAA